ACGAAGAGTAGGCCTACCCTCGCTTATGTAAAAAATAGTATTTATAGTCAGGCCTTTAAAATCCTTCCGTTTGAAGCATATCGAAGAGTTTCGCTTCTAGAAATGTCTTACAGAACAATCATTGCTGGTGGACGAGGCTCGGGACCTCGCTGAATCTCCTGGACGTTTCCACTGCGGTGACCGGCGTCTTTTGTTCCCAAGCCTAGTTGTAAAAAACGTCGTCTTCAGACAGAGAGCTGCTGTCGACGTGGCGGACGGCGGCTTCCGCCGTCGCCACGCTCCGGTCCTCAAAGGGACGGTCAGCGTCCCGCTGAGCGCCGGGTGCCGGGGGAAGCGTCGAGTTGGCCAGCGGCGGGTGAATCAGGCTGGCTGCGTCGCTGTCGCCGTAAGTCTGGGTGTGAATGCTGTACAGGTGCTGGGGCACGCCGACGCTCCCTCCGTCGAGCAAATACTTGGACAAGAAGTGGCCCTCTGCGGCTGAAAAACGACGGCAATGTCAGTGAGTCGgtcaaaaaatacattaaaaaaaattaaataagtggTGAAAACAATCCCAGCTGGAGCTTCTCAGGTTGTTCAAATGATTTGCATTTGCAAGTGAAATTGCTTGCGTGAGAAGCACCGCTTTGAACCGCTTCGTCGCACAGCAGCATGTGGCTGCAATCTCGAACGGCACTTTGAGTAAtgagaataaatacaaactcaGCACAGCCATCAAAACGAGTGATCTTTCCTGTGGCATTGGCTGAATTTCATCATCATTACAGTGCgctgaaaaatttgttttttttttttgcttttttttacacttcaatgtttcagatcaaacaaattttaacacCAGGTAAAGTTTAagtaattaattagtttttttaaaagaaggtgttgttttcagtgaactgcagagaaaacatggaagagTGGTGAAGGGTCCCAGGAGCGGCCTACCTAACAAAAattgctccaaaagcagaaccCATAAAAGGCTCTAAGCGTTTTTTTCACACCAGATAGTCCAGTGGAGATTCAACTGGAGTCCAAAACAGCAACgcttgttacattttcagctggtgtggttcgtGTTCGCTCTGCAGCGTGTCAAACTGGAAGGTCGTGACCAATATTTATAGAATCACGATTTCATTCAAACTTTAAACCCAGTTATGCTTTTAAAGACTCTTTCACCCTCCGATCCATGTGAAAATCTTTTCACTCAAAAATCTATTAGAGAAAATGGAAGCCTTCAAATAACGAGCTTGTGATTGTAATCAGCCGAAGCCATTAGAGAAGAAATGACCTgcgattgttttttttaatctgttgctTCATTTGTATTCTGTGAACTTTGCAGGGTCTCCTGATAAAACGTCTCAGGGCTTCAAAGCTGTGGTGACTCACCAACCTTGTGAGCTGGTGGACGGCTGCTCCACGTTGTCGCTCATGGACCACATGCTCATCGCCGCCTCGGCCAGGGCGAACTGTTCTGCCACGCctgggaaacaaaaacataaacatgttttctatcGGTTTTCTCGTGAGTCACCGCCCCTCGTCGTTTCTCAAAAGGTCTAACAGACGTCACAAATTAGAGGAAATTCAATAAGCGCAGTAGATTTAAGCCACTGTCCTTGGAAGCCCTTAGGGTTATTGATCTATGTGGCCTGGGGTAATCAAACAGAGACAATGCCAGAGAGGTCAGAGCCCCCCATTTCCCCCCAAACCCCTGCCACCACCTTTCTGCTTGACCACCTTTTGTTTTACCTAAATTAAACCCATCCGTTTGCTTCACCTGCAGCGAATCGGGCCTCCTTGATTTCATCTGTCATTTGGGAATAAAACTGCTCATCCTCCTGCAGCTCCGTCCCCGCGGCCCCCCATCCGCCGCCTCCTTTGCTCCAGCCTCCGCTCCACCCGGCCCTGTTTCCTCCACCCTCGCCGCATCCACCCCAACCTTTCCACTCGATCAAGTGAGCGACTCGCCCTTGGGCCATCGCTGTGGGCTTGGTGATGTGCTCCTTTATCGTGGCCACCAGGCCTaaacaaagagaggaagagaagaagaaattcATCTTCATAGCATTTATTAGATAAAATGATAGGCTGGCCAAGAAGAGGAGCAAAGTGGATAATTTGATGAGGGAGGTACAGCAGAAGGGGAAGAcgttttctgctgcagttggGTTATGTTATgttcatttcacttttattttaccattatACAGATTGACAatttagaggggaaaaaataatggCATAGCATGATAAATATTAACATAAGActggcaaaaaacaaacaaacaatgcagCAGTTTCCTAAATGAAGTGTGAATAAGATGCATTgtgaatacataaaaaatagtgaaaacaaaacttttgcccattttcttttacaatttaGAATCCATTCTCAATAGGATGCCGTTTTGACACTTATTCAAACAAACAGAGTTATGTAACAGGGCTACAGAAAGGACGTGTGTATGTTTATCTCTGTGCAACACGATGCAATTTTGTCTGATCTCATACATCATTTGTGGATGTAGGTGGGTGTGATTATTGGTGCAGTTCAAGCTCAACTCGTcggcagatttttattttgtgcatgtCAAACTAAGAGGTCACAAACATCTTAGACCAAATAGATACAAATGTTTGTCTAGACAGCTaccatttatgtgtttttttttttttttttttttgcaaactggGGTCAAATCTAATCTGCATGGAAACACCACAGAATGTTTCTGTTAAggtttatttaacaaaacaaaaatatttaccacTGTAAGCACGTAATTAGTATGTATACTAAGAATGAAgacattgtttgtttgttcctgACCAACTCTGTAGCGGTGTCTCTAACTGGTTGCTAATACGCTGCCAAATATGGCCGTCAGTCAACACTTATATCAGGGTGGGCAGTACGGACCTAAAGCTTTGTCGTAATATTTTGTGATACTATTGCGATGttgataaaagtgacaataataaCTATTTATTGCTGCTTTGTTA
The genomic region above belongs to Xiphophorus maculatus strain JP 163 A chromosome 1, X_maculatus-5.0-male, whole genome shotgun sequence and contains:
- the LOC102220092 gene encoding protein FAM131B isoform X2, whose protein sequence is MGACLCKGHKELHLPSSSLHQTEEGQSAPIKDGQNPSNGTVADKSSRYDIAELATSSLIGLVATIKEHITKPTAMAQGRVAHLIEWKGWGGCGEGGGNRAGWSGGWSKGGGGWGAAGTELQEDEQFYSQMTDEIKEARFAAGVAEQFALAEAAMSMWSMSDNVEQPSTSSQGCRRGPLLVQVFARRRERRRAPAPVQHSHPDLRRQRRSQPDSPAAGQLDASPGTRRSAGR
- the LOC102220092 gene encoding protein FAM131C isoform X1 codes for the protein MGACLCKGHKELHLPSSSLHQTEEGQSAPIKDGQNPSNGTVADKSSRYDIAELATSSLIGLVATIKEHITKPTAMAQGRVAHLIEWKGWGGCGEGGGNRAGWSGGWSKGGGGWGAAGTELQEDEQFYSQMTDEIKEARFAAGVAEQFALAEAAMSMWSMSDNVEQPSTSSQAAEGHFLSKYLLDGGSVGVPQHLYSIHTQTYGDSDAASLIHPPLANSTLPPAPGAQRDADRPFEDRSVATAEAAVRHVDSSSLSEDDVFYN